A region of Streptomyces paludis DNA encodes the following proteins:
- a CDS encoding ferredoxin: MHVEVDEPKCVSAGLCVMSAPDVFDQRDDDGVVILLDSDPDTALDEEVREAAGLCPAAAIRLVEK; encoded by the coding sequence ATGCATGTGGAAGTGGACGAACCGAAGTGTGTCTCGGCGGGCCTGTGCGTCATGAGCGCCCCCGACGTATTCGACCAGCGCGACGACGACGGCGTGGTGATCCTGCTCGACAGCGACCCCGACACCGCCCTCGACGAGGAGGTACGGGAAGCCGCCGGCCTCTGCCCGGCCGCCGCGATCCGGCTGGTGGAGAAGTGA
- a CDS encoding cytochrome P450, which translates to MAETQTDTADTAGGPGPEFPMPRAAGCPFAPPPALEELRDASPVAKVRIWDGSTPWFITGHAQQRAILTDPRLSNDDHIGDFPHVSAYRAQIAPHTPKLITNTDAPEHTRLRRMVNGPLLLKRVEKMRPAIQKIVDDLIDDMLAGPQPADLLTALALPVPSLVISELLGVRYEDHEFFQHNSSTALDRDVAPEVARAASAALSGYLDKLLTEKLASPGDDAMSEMAARVTAGEMTHTEAVHMGVAMLIAGHETTATMISLGTLALFQNPEQLELLRDSDDPKFVAGAVEELLRYLSIVHSGLRRVAREDIEIDGQLIRAGEGVVVEISAANWDTKAFPGADRLDLTRNARLHNAFGFGPHQCLGQSLARVELQVVYSTLYRRVPTLRLATAFDQLEFEESGTTYGVRSLPVTW; encoded by the coding sequence ATGGCCGAGACACAGACAGACACCGCGGACACCGCGGGCGGGCCGGGCCCCGAATTCCCGATGCCCCGGGCGGCCGGCTGCCCGTTCGCCCCGCCGCCCGCCCTGGAGGAGCTGCGCGACGCCAGTCCGGTCGCGAAGGTCCGTATCTGGGACGGCAGCACACCGTGGTTCATCACCGGACACGCGCAGCAGCGGGCGATCCTGACCGACCCCCGCCTCAGCAACGACGATCACATCGGCGACTTCCCGCACGTGAGCGCCTACCGCGCGCAGATCGCCCCGCACACCCCGAAGCTGATCACCAACACCGACGCCCCCGAGCACACCCGGCTGCGCCGTATGGTCAACGGCCCGCTGCTGCTCAAGCGCGTCGAGAAGATGCGGCCCGCCATCCAGAAGATCGTCGACGATCTGATCGACGACATGCTGGCCGGCCCCCAGCCCGCCGACCTCCTCACGGCGCTGGCGCTGCCCGTACCGTCCCTCGTGATCAGCGAGCTGCTCGGAGTGCGCTACGAGGACCACGAGTTCTTCCAGCACAACAGCAGCACCGCCCTCGACCGTGATGTGGCACCGGAGGTGGCCCGCGCCGCGAGCGCCGCCCTGTCCGGCTATCTGGACAAGCTGCTCACCGAGAAGCTTGCCTCTCCCGGCGACGACGCGATGTCCGAGATGGCCGCCCGGGTCACCGCGGGCGAGATGACCCACACCGAAGCGGTCCACATGGGCGTCGCGATGCTCATCGCCGGTCACGAGACCACCGCGACCATGATCAGCCTCGGCACCCTCGCGCTCTTCCAGAACCCGGAGCAGCTGGAGCTGCTCCGCGACAGCGACGACCCGAAGTTCGTCGCCGGCGCGGTCGAGGAACTCCTGCGCTATCTGTCGATCGTCCACTCCGGGCTGCGCCGGGTCGCCCGCGAGGACATCGAGATCGACGGGCAGCTCATCCGCGCGGGGGAGGGCGTGGTGGTGGAGATCTCCGCCGCCAACTGGGACACGAAGGCGTTCCCCGGGGCCGACCGGCTCGACCTCACCCGAAACGCCCGGCTGCACAACGCCTTCGGCTTCGGCCCCCACCAGTGCCTCGGCCAGTCGCTCGCCCGGGTGGAACTCCAGGTCGTCTACAGCACGCTCTACCGGCGCGTTCCCACCCTGCGCCTGGCCACCGCGTTCGACCAGCTGGAGTTCGAGGAGAGCGGCACCACCTACGGCGTCCGCTCCCTGCCCGTCACCTGGTAG
- a CDS encoding response regulator transcription factor — protein MYGTRSGTDERPSAVRGDGQRVLVVVGDQGVSELLSTTLELAGYRVGTARTGAEGMARIVADRFDLVVLDATLPDLIGLTRGLRPAVERPPVLFLTVCEYLDSLVPELGPGHEDYVTMPFRIAEVLARARVLLRGRDRGPVRRGPCYDDLALDDATCQAWRGQRALDLTPAEYRLLRHLLVNADHVLSKEQICRHVWGEDRAGNAIEKLVSRLRHKVDQEGAPLIHTRRGFGYRLGR, from the coding sequence GTGTACGGAACGCGGAGCGGGACCGACGAGCGACCGTCGGCGGTCCGGGGCGACGGCCAGCGGGTGCTGGTCGTCGTCGGGGACCAGGGAGTCTCCGAACTCCTCTCCACCACGCTGGAGTTGGCCGGCTACCGGGTCGGTACGGCGCGCACCGGCGCCGAGGGAATGGCCCGGATCGTCGCGGACCGGTTCGATCTGGTGGTCCTGGACGCGACACTGCCCGACCTGATCGGGCTCACCCGGGGGCTGCGCCCCGCCGTCGAGCGCCCGCCGGTGCTCTTTCTGACCGTGTGCGAGTACCTGGACAGCCTCGTACCCGAACTGGGCCCCGGTCACGAGGACTACGTGACGATGCCGTTCCGGATCGCCGAGGTGCTGGCCCGGGCGAGGGTGCTGCTGCGCGGCCGTGACCGGGGCCCGGTGCGCCGCGGCCCCTGCTACGACGACCTCGCCCTCGACGACGCCACCTGCCAGGCGTGGCGCGGCCAGCGCGCCCTCGACCTCACGCCCGCCGAGTACCGGCTGCTGCGTCATCTGCTGGTCAACGCGGACCACGTGCTGTCCAAGGAGCAGATCTGCCGGCATGTCTGGGGCGAGGACCGCGCCGGCAACGCCATCGAGAAACTCGTCTCCCGGCTCCGCCACAAAGTCGACCAGGAGGGAGCCCCACTGATCCACACCCGCAGAGGTTTCGGCTACCGGCTCGGCCGCTGA
- a CDS encoding MarR family winged helix-turn-helix transcriptional regulator produces MSTPPPATAPLSTDVIEIERALSRIAYLSSRVRQHDRLMALVGVSLDRAAVTLLRQIADSEPLRPSELANRLAVEASHITRQVQQLQKAGYVTRVPDPDDRRAQRIQLTELGRETTDRIRQVSYRGMEAALANWSPEELRQLATLFHRMVDDFLGYPGPDPELVAGTGTGTGTGTTTAGDRDAGPLRPA; encoded by the coding sequence ATGTCCACACCACCGCCAGCCACCGCCCCCCTCTCGACCGATGTGATCGAGATCGAGCGGGCGCTCAGCCGCATCGCCTATCTCTCCAGCCGCGTCCGGCAGCACGACCGCCTGATGGCCCTGGTGGGAGTCTCGCTGGACCGCGCCGCCGTCACACTGCTGCGGCAGATCGCCGACTCCGAGCCGCTGCGCCCCAGCGAGCTGGCGAACCGGCTGGCCGTGGAGGCGTCCCACATCACCCGGCAGGTGCAGCAGTTGCAGAAGGCGGGCTATGTCACCCGGGTCCCGGACCCGGACGACCGCCGCGCGCAGCGTATCCAGCTCACCGAACTGGGCCGCGAGACCACCGACCGCATCCGGCAGGTCAGCTACCGGGGGATGGAGGCGGCCCTGGCCAACTGGTCGCCGGAGGAGCTGCGGCAGCTGGCCACCCTCTTCCACCGGATGGTCGACGACTTCCTCGGTTACCCGGGCCCCGACCCGGAACTCGTGGCCGGTACGGGTACGGGTACGGGGACCGGCACCACGACCGCCGGGGACCGGGATGCCGGGCCGCTCCGTCCCGCCTGA
- a CDS encoding SGNH/GDSL hydrolase family protein, translating into MRICGQASLAGGLACGVFLTAVFVGRPGDDGTAAPAPPRGPYVAMGDSYTSGPRIPDRTGLPAGCDRSDRNYPALVAERLGIGPADFRDMSCGGATVADLSGPQSTDEGTNPAQLSALSATTRLVTVGIGGNDLGFADLVTRCVEAGVLHSLLGGAAGGSADDAPCRDTYGATGADGIRRRVDAAGERLSSALDEMRRRAPHARMYVVGYPAVLPPGGSGCDGEMGLAEGDAAFLHGEEQHLNAVLRQRAEAAGAGYVDTYTPSVGHDACSARETRWIEPLVPRSPAAPVHPNERGESGMADAVLRTIGAAA; encoded by the coding sequence ATGAGAATCTGTGGACAGGCATCGCTCGCCGGAGGGCTCGCGTGCGGTGTCTTCCTCACCGCGGTCTTCGTCGGCCGGCCCGGCGACGACGGTACGGCCGCCCCGGCGCCGCCCAGGGGTCCGTACGTCGCGATGGGCGACTCGTACACCTCCGGGCCCCGGATCCCCGACCGGACGGGGCTGCCCGCCGGGTGCGACCGCTCCGACCGCAACTATCCGGCGCTGGTCGCCGAGCGGCTGGGCATCGGCCCGGCCGACTTCCGTGACATGAGCTGCGGCGGCGCGACCGTCGCCGACCTCTCCGGCCCGCAGAGCACCGACGAGGGCACCAATCCCGCGCAGCTCTCGGCGCTGTCCGCCACCACCCGGCTGGTCACGGTCGGTATCGGCGGGAACGACCTGGGCTTCGCCGACCTGGTCACCCGGTGCGTCGAGGCGGGCGTCCTGCACAGCCTGCTCGGCGGCGCGGCGGGCGGCTCGGCGGACGACGCGCCCTGCCGCGACACGTACGGCGCCACCGGCGCGGACGGGATACGCCGGCGCGTCGACGCCGCGGGCGAGCGGCTGTCCAGCGCCCTCGACGAGATGCGACGCCGGGCCCCGCACGCCCGGATGTACGTCGTGGGCTACCCGGCGGTCCTGCCGCCCGGCGGATCCGGCTGCGACGGCGAAATGGGCCTCGCCGAGGGCGATGCCGCCTTCCTGCACGGCGAGGAGCAGCACCTCAACGCCGTGCTGCGGCAGCGGGCGGAAGCCGCCGGCGCCGGCTATGTCGACACGTACACGCCCTCCGTCGGCCACGACGCCTGCTCGGCGCGGGAGACCCGCTGGATCGAGCCGCTCGTCCCGCGCTCCCCCGCCGCCCCCGTGCACCCCAACGAGCGCGGCGAGAGCGGCATGGCCGACGCGGTCCTGCGCACGATCGGCGCCGCGGCGTGA
- a CDS encoding SDR family NAD(P)-dependent oxidoreductase: protein MSSTGFAGRSVVVTGAGSGIGRAAALRFAQEGAKVLVADLNKETAEQTVEEVRAAGGTALAVIGDLSEQAVVDEIVATAVATHGGLDVLVNNAGIMDRMSAAGETDDAEWERVIRVNLTAPFLLTRAALPHMLAKGGGAIVFTASEASLRGSAAGAAYTASKHGIAGLTKSLAVMYRNEGIRTNAIAPGATVTNIQLDVQPDAHGPAALRPYFVGAGKPADAAEQAAAIVFLASDAAANINGAILPVDNGWSAV from the coding sequence ATGAGCAGCACCGGTTTTGCGGGACGCAGCGTCGTCGTCACCGGAGCGGGATCGGGTATCGGCAGGGCCGCCGCCCTGCGCTTCGCCCAGGAGGGCGCGAAGGTACTGGTCGCGGATCTCAACAAGGAGACCGCCGAGCAGACCGTGGAGGAGGTACGGGCCGCCGGCGGCACCGCGCTCGCGGTGATCGGTGACCTCAGCGAGCAGGCGGTGGTGGACGAGATCGTCGCCACGGCCGTCGCCACACACGGCGGTCTGGACGTGCTGGTGAACAACGCGGGCATCATGGACCGCATGTCGGCGGCGGGCGAGACCGACGACGCGGAGTGGGAGCGTGTCATACGGGTCAACCTGACGGCGCCGTTCCTGCTGACGCGGGCCGCGCTGCCGCACATGCTGGCCAAGGGCGGCGGCGCGATCGTCTTCACGGCCTCGGAGGCGAGCCTGCGCGGCAGCGCGGCCGGCGCGGCGTACACCGCGTCCAAGCACGGGATCGCGGGGCTGACGAAGTCCCTCGCCGTGATGTACCGGAACGAGGGCATCCGTACCAACGCCATCGCTCCCGGCGCGACCGTGACCAATATCCAGCTGGATGTCCAGCCGGACGCTCACGGCCCGGCCGCCCTCCGGCCGTACTTCGTGGGGGCCGGCAAGCCGGCGGACGCCGCCGAACAGGCCGCCGCCATCGTCTTCCTGGCCTCCGACGCCGCCGCCAACATCAACGGCGCCATCCTGCCCGTCGACAACGGCTGGTCGGCGGTCTGA
- a CDS encoding response regulator transcription factor, with amino-acid sequence MRVVMAEDNALLREGIVMLLTSAGHDVVAVASSGPEVLPALLTHRPDIAVLDVRMPPGFRDEGLRAAVAARERIPGLPVLVLSQYVEESYAAELLAGGASGIGYLLKDRVGRVDEFLDALERVAAGGTALDPEVVTELLTRRKDSPVDSLTPREREVLELMAAGLDNTAIAKSLTVTERSVSKHIGNVFLKLGLPPSDSGHRRVLAVLAYLNDRRDPAPVAPRPTRQRRG; translated from the coding sequence GTGCGTGTGGTGATGGCCGAGGACAACGCCCTGCTGCGGGAGGGGATCGTCATGCTGCTGACCTCCGCGGGGCACGACGTGGTGGCGGTCGCGTCCAGCGGCCCCGAGGTGCTGCCCGCGCTGCTGACACACCGTCCGGACATCGCCGTGCTCGACGTCCGGATGCCGCCCGGCTTCCGCGACGAGGGCCTGCGCGCGGCGGTCGCCGCGCGCGAGCGGATCCCCGGGCTGCCGGTGCTCGTACTGTCGCAGTACGTCGAGGAGTCCTACGCGGCCGAGCTGCTGGCCGGGGGCGCGAGCGGGATCGGCTATCTGCTCAAGGACCGGGTCGGCCGCGTCGACGAGTTCCTCGACGCGCTGGAGCGCGTCGCCGCCGGCGGCACGGCGCTCGACCCCGAGGTCGTGACGGAACTCCTCACCCGCCGCAAGGACTCCCCCGTCGACTCGCTGACCCCGCGCGAGCGCGAGGTCCTCGAACTCATGGCGGCCGGGCTCGACAACACCGCGATCGCCAAGTCCCTGACCGTCACGGAGCGTTCGGTCAGCAAGCACATCGGCAATGTGTTCCTCAAGCTGGGGCTGCCACCGAGCGACAGCGGCCACCGCCGGGTCCTGGCGGTCCTGGCCTATCTCAACGACCGGCGCGACCCGGCTCCCGTCGCCCCGCGGCCGACGAGGCAGCGCCGCGGCTGA
- a CDS encoding ABC transporter substrate-binding protein, with translation MRTPTRGLFVVLALAPLLTGCFVSGEDGKDTAATGGGAAGRLKVALAIPPVQALSPYSNDATVLSKLSVAEGLTALDEEGAAAPALARSWTRKSATTWSFELREATFQDGTEVTAESVVNALDHAGAAEVKPRVLSDVSLTVKAQGARTVVISTKTADPVLPMRLASPALGILAPKAYAKDGTVSPIGAGTGPFEITKLTGKTKAALGRYDKYWGGRAKASGIDVTWIADGTARANALRGGDVDIAEWIPTAQAKLLAKDTRHEVPSVRTDSLVLNTASGVFTDPALRAAAREAVDSSALVGSVFGGYADPAQGLFGPAVPWAAGRRAEVTGRTKAATREQVTKETKGRTLRLATYTNRAELPEAATVLQQQLEKAGFTVKQDVREYTQMEADLLAGKYDALVLSRVTLLDTGDAVSYLASDYTSDGVYNIAGLKDAKVDSAIKSAAAEGGTAERQTKILRAEAGILRTDAVVPLVHEKVVQGVGANVEGVILDPRERSLVNVDTHLK, from the coding sequence ATGCGCACCCCCACCCGCGGCCTCTTCGTGGTGCTCGCTCTCGCCCCGCTGCTGACCGGATGTTTCGTGTCGGGCGAGGACGGCAAGGACACCGCCGCGACGGGAGGAGGCGCGGCGGGCCGGCTGAAGGTCGCCCTCGCGATTCCGCCGGTGCAGGCGCTGTCCCCGTACAGCAATGACGCCACCGTCCTGAGCAAGCTCTCCGTGGCCGAGGGCCTCACGGCGCTCGACGAGGAGGGCGCCGCCGCCCCGGCGCTCGCGAGGTCCTGGACCCGGAAGTCCGCCACCACCTGGTCCTTCGAGCTGCGCGAGGCCACGTTCCAGGACGGCACCGAGGTCACCGCCGAGTCGGTCGTGAACGCGCTCGACCACGCGGGCGCCGCCGAGGTCAAGCCCCGCGTCCTCAGCGACGTGTCCCTGACCGTCAAGGCGCAGGGCGCCCGCACGGTCGTGATCAGCACGAAGACCGCCGACCCGGTGCTCCCGATGAGGCTCGCCAGCCCCGCGCTCGGCATCCTCGCCCCGAAGGCGTACGCGAAGGACGGGACCGTCAGCCCGATCGGCGCCGGCACCGGCCCCTTCGAGATCACCAAGCTCACCGGGAAGACCAAGGCCGCCCTCGGCCGCTACGACAAGTACTGGGGCGGCCGGGCCAAGGCGTCCGGCATCGATGTGACCTGGATAGCCGACGGCACCGCCCGCGCCAACGCCCTGCGCGGCGGCGACGTCGACATCGCCGAGTGGATCCCCACCGCGCAGGCGAAGCTGCTGGCCAAGGACACCCGTCACGAAGTGCCCTCCGTACGCACCGACAGCCTGGTCCTCAACACCGCGAGCGGTGTCTTCACCGACCCGGCGCTCCGTGCGGCGGCCCGCGAGGCCGTGGACAGTTCCGCCCTCGTCGGCTCGGTCTTCGGCGGTTACGCCGACCCCGCGCAGGGCCTGTTCGGCCCCGCCGTCCCCTGGGCCGCCGGCCGGCGCGCCGAGGTGACCGGCCGGACGAAGGCCGCGACCCGTGAGCAGGTCACGAAGGAGACCAAGGGCCGGACGCTGCGCCTGGCCACGTACACCAACCGCGCGGAGCTGCCCGAGGCCGCGACCGTCCTCCAGCAGCAGTTGGAGAAGGCCGGCTTCACCGTGAAGCAGGACGTGCGCGAGTACACGCAGATGGAGGCCGACCTCCTCGCGGGCAAGTACGACGCGCTCGTGCTCTCCCGGGTGACCCTCCTCGACACCGGCGACGCGGTCTCCTACCTCGCCAGCGACTACACGAGCGACGGCGTCTACAACATCGCCGGGCTGAAGGACGCCAAGGTCGACAGCGCCATCAAGTCCGCGGCGGCGGAAGGCGGCACGGCCGAACGGCAGACGAAGATCCTGCGGGCCGAGGCCGGGATCCTGCGTACCGACGCCGTGGTGCCGCTGGTCCACGAGAAGGTGGTCCAGGGCGTCGGCGCCAACGTCGAGGGTGTGATCCTCGACCCCCGCGAGCGCTCCCTGGTCAACGTCGACACCCACCTCAAGTAG
- a CDS encoding ABC transporter permease subunit — translation MSRTSAGAGVRPAPWRTGAGRLAAGGGLLAAVALLPWLSGTDPALTVLRARAADQDPTPAQLAAVREELGLDQGAFTHFAQWLGGLPRGDAGTSWVSGEPVLPQVATAFTVSLTLMLGALVVTVVVAALVCARTLYLGSRRRLRKARAGTGAAVLAALPKFLLASLLATVCGVWLGWFPSSGWEGPASMVLPALALGVPSGAMIGGLLDRDLPAAFHEPWARTWHAFGFPPGLTARNAVRRTLPGVLPQLLPTVVALVGGAVAVEKIFNVPGLGRLALDAAMTQDLPPLQTAALVLVLLGVAAGALVQALRRGLLGPALRAGALPALHAPALPHRRSPRLVAGVCAAALLALVVAGLLRDPLYVDTAARLLPPSAAHPLGTDSLGRDLLARLGHGALRTAGVAFAVTAVCALTGLLLGMSARVGLGLTEVVATLPAVLAGLLTTAVTGPSVWGAACAVCLVGWTPYAAQTAALLEQERASGHVLASVVIGADRPYLLRRHLLPAVLPALLRNALLRLPTTVLVLASLGFLGLGEQPPTPEWGRLLSENQPYAELAPWTVLGPAGALVLLSVLAVSAAASAGGGRRTKAIRVR, via the coding sequence ATGAGCCGCACATCGGCCGGCGCCGGTGTCCGCCCGGCCCCGTGGCGCACCGGGGCCGGGCGGTTGGCCGCCGGCGGCGGACTGCTGGCGGCCGTCGCCCTGCTGCCCTGGCTGTCCGGGACGGACCCCGCGCTGACGGTGCTGCGGGCCCGCGCCGCCGACCAGGACCCGACCCCGGCGCAACTGGCCGCCGTACGGGAGGAACTGGGCCTGGACCAGGGGGCGTTCACGCACTTCGCGCAGTGGCTGGGCGGGTTGCCGCGCGGCGACGCGGGCACCTCCTGGGTGTCGGGCGAGCCGGTGCTGCCCCAGGTGGCGACGGCCTTCACGGTCTCCCTCACCCTGATGCTCGGCGCGCTCGTGGTGACGGTCGTGGTGGCCGCGCTGGTCTGCGCCCGCACCCTGTACCTCGGCTCCCGGCGGCGGCTGCGCAAGGCGCGCGCGGGGACCGGGGCCGCCGTCCTCGCCGCACTGCCCAAGTTCCTGCTCGCGTCGCTGCTCGCCACCGTGTGCGGGGTGTGGCTGGGCTGGTTCCCGTCCAGCGGCTGGGAGGGGCCGGCGTCGATGGTGCTGCCCGCGCTCGCGCTCGGCGTACCGTCCGGGGCGATGATCGGCGGGCTGCTGGACCGGGATCTGCCCGCCGCCTTCCACGAGCCGTGGGCCCGGACCTGGCACGCCTTCGGGTTCCCGCCCGGCCTCACCGCCCGGAACGCGGTGCGCCGTACGCTGCCCGGGGTCCTTCCGCAGCTCCTGCCGACCGTGGTGGCGCTGGTGGGCGGCGCGGTCGCGGTGGAGAAGATCTTCAATGTCCCGGGGCTCGGCCGGCTCGCGCTGGACGCCGCCATGACCCAGGATCTCCCGCCGCTCCAGACCGCGGCGCTGGTCCTCGTCCTGCTCGGGGTCGCCGCCGGCGCGCTCGTCCAAGCGCTGCGCCGCGGGCTGCTCGGCCCCGCGCTGCGGGCCGGCGCCCTGCCCGCGCTGCACGCGCCGGCCCTCCCGCACCGGCGCTCGCCCCGGCTGGTCGCGGGAGTCTGCGCCGCCGCCCTGCTCGCCCTGGTCGTGGCGGGGCTGCTGCGCGACCCGCTGTACGTGGACACGGCGGCCCGGCTGCTGCCGCCCTCCGCCGCGCACCCGCTGGGCACGGATTCGCTCGGCCGCGATCTGCTGGCCCGCCTCGGCCACGGGGCGCTGCGTACCGCCGGGGTGGCCTTCGCGGTGACGGCCGTCTGCGCGCTGACCGGGCTGCTGCTCGGGATGTCGGCGCGGGTGGGCCTGGGGCTGACGGAGGTGGTGGCGACACTGCCGGCCGTGCTCGCCGGACTGCTGACGACCGCGGTGACCGGTCCTTCGGTCTGGGGCGCCGCGTGCGCGGTGTGCCTGGTCGGCTGGACCCCGTACGCCGCCCAGACCGCCGCCCTGCTCGAACAGGAGCGGGCCAGCGGCCATGTTCTCGCCTCGGTCGTGATCGGCGCCGACCGGCCGTATCTGCTCCGCCGTCATCTGCTGCCCGCGGTGCTCCCGGCCCTCCTGCGCAACGCCCTGCTGCGGCTGCCCACCACGGTCCTCGTCCTCGCCTCGCTCGGCTTCCTCGGCCTGGGCGAGCAGCCGCCCACGCCGGAGTGGGGCCGGCTGCTGTCGGAGAACCAGCCGTACGCGGAGCTGGCGCCCTGGACCGTGCTGGGCCCGGCCGGCGCGCTCGTCCTCCTCTCCGTACTCGCCGTGTCCGCGGCGGCCTCGGCGGGCGGGGGCCGGCGCACCAAGGCGATACGGGTCAGATGA
- a CDS encoding GntR family transcriptional regulator produces the protein MRYTATGTTDPADATGTTADPVDAVDTNHPVDANGPVGSGGEELSLAEHAYRALRDRLVMLEIRPGAPVNEDQLAQSLGVGRTPVREALKRLQYERLITAYPRRGTFATDVNITDLAHISEVRQELEPLAAALAARRATETQRAGLAAVRDELAGVASGRHDAAGLMRLDLRVHRAVYAATGNPYLADTLVRYDNLATRIWCLFVDRLPGMAGHVGEHGPLLEAILAGDQDRASRLARGHVEGFERAVRTVI, from the coding sequence ATGCGGTACACGGCGACCGGCACGACGGATCCGGCCGATGCGACCGGCACGACGGCCGATCCGGTCGATGCGGTTGATACGAACCATCCGGTCGATGCGAACGGTCCGGTCGGATCCGGCGGCGAGGAGCTGTCCCTCGCCGAACACGCCTACCGCGCCCTCCGCGACCGGCTTGTGATGCTGGAGATCCGCCCCGGCGCGCCGGTCAACGAGGACCAGCTCGCCCAGTCCCTCGGCGTCGGACGGACCCCGGTGCGCGAGGCGCTCAAGCGGCTCCAGTACGAGCGTCTGATCACCGCCTACCCCCGGCGCGGCACCTTCGCCACCGACGTCAACATCACCGACCTGGCCCATATCTCCGAAGTGCGCCAGGAGTTGGAGCCGCTGGCCGCGGCCCTGGCCGCGCGGCGCGCCACGGAGACACAGCGGGCGGGCCTGGCGGCCGTACGGGACGAGCTGGCCGGTGTGGCGTCCGGCCGGCACGACGCCGCCGGGCTGATGCGCCTGGACCTCCGGGTCCACCGCGCCGTCTACGCCGCCACCGGCAACCCGTATCTGGCGGACACCCTCGTCCGTTACGACAACCTCGCCACCCGTATCTGGTGCCTGTTCGTCGACCGGCTGCCCGGCATGGCCGGTCACGTCGGCGAACACGGCCCCCTGCTGGAGGCGATCCTCGCGGGCGACCAGGACCGGGCGTCACGGCTCGCCCGCGGCCATGTCGAGGGCTTCGAGCGGGCCGTCCGCACCGTCATCTGA
- a CDS encoding sarcosine oxidase subunit beta family protein, with translation MATDFLWRNPEPRSSYDVVIIGAGGHGLATAYYLAAQHGITNVAVLEKGWLAGGNMARNTTIIRSNYLWDESAAIYEYALKLWERLPAELDHDFLFSQRGVLNLAHTLQDVREGTRRVNANRLNGVDAQWLGPEEIAEVCPIVNVSPATRYPVLGGTFQPRAGIAKHDQVAWAFARRADALGVDLVQGCEVTGFVKDGDRVVGVETGRGRILAGRVGLAAAGHSGVLAERAGFRLPVQSHPLQALVSELHEPVHPTVVMSNHVHVYVSQAHKGELVMGAGVDAYTGYGQRGSFHVIERQMAAAVELFPVFARAHVLRTWGGIVDVTPDASPIVGTTPVGNLYVNCGWGTGGFKATPAAGWTFAHTIATGEPHPLNAPFSLERFTTGALIDEHGAAAVAH, from the coding sequence ATGGCAACGGACTTCCTCTGGCGCAACCCCGAGCCGCGCTCCTCGTACGACGTCGTCATCATCGGCGCCGGGGGCCACGGTCTGGCCACCGCCTACTACCTCGCCGCGCAGCACGGCATCACCAACGTCGCCGTCCTGGAGAAGGGCTGGCTGGCCGGCGGCAACATGGCGCGCAACACCACGATCATCCGGTCGAACTATCTGTGGGACGAGAGCGCGGCGATCTACGAGTACGCGCTCAAGCTCTGGGAGCGGCTGCCGGCGGAGCTGGACCACGACTTCCTCTTCAGCCAGCGCGGTGTCCTCAACCTCGCGCACACCCTCCAGGACGTCCGCGAGGGCACCCGCCGGGTCAACGCCAACCGGCTCAACGGCGTCGACGCCCAGTGGCTCGGGCCCGAAGAGATCGCCGAGGTCTGCCCGATCGTGAACGTCTCCCCCGCCACGCGGTATCCGGTCCTCGGCGGCACCTTCCAGCCCCGGGCCGGTATCGCCAAGCACGACCAGGTCGCCTGGGCGTTCGCCCGCCGGGCCGACGCGCTGGGCGTCGATCTCGTCCAGGGCTGCGAGGTCACCGGGTTCGTCAAGGACGGCGACCGGGTCGTCGGTGTCGAGACCGGTCGCGGACGTATCCTCGCCGGCCGGGTCGGTCTCGCCGCCGCCGGACACAGCGGTGTGCTGGCGGAGCGGGCCGGATTCCGGCTGCCCGTGCAGTCCCATCCGCTCCAGGCGCTGGTCTCGGAGCTGCACGAGCCGGTGCACCCCACGGTGGTGATGTCGAACCATGTGCATGTCTATGTCTCCCAGGCGCACAAGGGCGAGCTGGTGATGGGCGCCGGGGTCGACGCGTACACCGGCTACGGACAGCGCGGCTCCTTCCATGTGATTGAGCGTCAGATGGCCGCCGCCGTCGAGCTGTTCCCCGTCTTCGCGCGGGCGCATGTGCTGCGGACCTGGGGCGGCATCGTCGATGTCACCCCGGACGCCTCCCCCATCGTCGGCACCACACCCGTCGGGAACCTGTACGTCAACTGCGGCTGGGGCACCGGGGGTTTCAAGGCCACCCCGGCCGCCGGGTGGACCTTCGCGCACACCATCGCCACGGGTGAGCCGCATCCGCTGAACGCCCCCTTCTCCCTCGAACGCTTCACCACAGGGGCGTTGATCGACGAACACGGCGCGGCGGCCGTGGCCCACTGA